The following coding sequences lie in one Enterococcus sp. 9E7_DIV0242 genomic window:
- a CDS encoding ECF transporter S component, with amino-acid sequence MNRKALWITQTAVLLALLITVQAVTSSFGSTLLTGSLVNFILIVSVTVIGLPSGLTIALLSPFFAFMVGIGPKFWQIILCVAIGNAVLVILWHLLKRISKNQLVAFTTATVIAAIAKFLVLYGLVVKLVVPIVLGIPEPNATVVSAAFSFPQLFTALIGGALAIVIIPLLTRALPQEN; translated from the coding sequence ATGAACAGAAAAGCTTTATGGATTACCCAAACTGCTGTGCTTCTTGCCCTTTTGATTACTGTACAGGCTGTTACTTCCAGCTTTGGCAGTACCTTGCTAACCGGCTCACTCGTCAATTTCATCTTAATTGTAAGCGTTACCGTCATTGGATTACCTAGCGGATTAACCATTGCCCTACTTTCGCCATTTTTTGCCTTTATGGTTGGTATTGGACCAAAGTTCTGGCAAATTATCCTTTGTGTTGCTATCGGAAACGCTGTACTGGTCATTCTCTGGCACTTACTTAAGCGAATATCGAAAAATCAGCTCGTCGCATTTACAACAGCAACTGTCATTGCAGCTATAGCCAAATTTCTTGTTCTTTATGGCCTAGTCGTTAAACTGGTTGTTCCAATCGTTTTAGGAATTCCTGAACCTAATGCTACCGTAGTTTCTGCTGCCTTTTCATTTCCACAGCTCTTTACAGCTTTGATTGGCGGCGCTTTAGCAATCGTAATCATTCCATTATTGACTCGGGCATTGCCGCAGGAAAACTAG
- a CDS encoding NADH-dependent [FeFe] hydrogenase, group A6 — protein MKEITITINGKTCSAPEGSTILEAARYNNIDIPTLCFLKEINEIGACRMCVVEVEGAKSLATSCVYPIREGMKIVTNSEKVFQSRKINLELILSTHERKCLSCIRNGNCELQKLCKDFNVDDEDYYNGENYEYDFDDSAVHMYRNNNKCILCKRCVAACSKVQAIGVIGSNERGFKTHIGCAFEKNLGEVSCISCGQCIVVCPTGAIAEKDQTKEVWEALEDPSKYVVVQTAPSIRVTLGESFNMPIGTNVEGKMVAALRRIGFDKVFDTNVAADFTIMEEANEFLDRVANDGPFPLFTSCSPGWVKYCESYHPELIPNLSSCKSPQQMFGALVKTWYAEKMGIDPKDIFVVGIMPCTAKKFEVTREDEAAAGYSDVDVALTTRELARMIDKAGIRFPELEDEAFDNPLGEATGAGYIFGATGGVMEAALRTAVETLSGEELQALDFDDVRGMAGIKEATYEVNGVEVKVAVASGIGNAKRLIKKIQAGEAFYHFVEIMGCPGGCINGGGQPVQPASVRNFIDLKAKRAAALYEEDAARKLRKSNDSPIVQHLYKEFLEHPGSEKAHHLLHTSYRDRSVVQHS, from the coding sequence GTGAAAGAAATTACGATTACGATCAACGGTAAGACATGCAGTGCTCCTGAAGGGTCCACGATCTTAGAAGCGGCACGCTATAACAATATTGATATTCCAACACTGTGCTTCCTAAAAGAAATCAACGAAATTGGTGCTTGCCGGATGTGTGTGGTTGAGGTGGAAGGGGCAAAAAGCTTAGCTACCTCTTGTGTCTATCCTATTCGTGAAGGCATGAAGATTGTTACCAACTCAGAAAAGGTCTTCCAATCTAGAAAAATTAACTTGGAGCTGATTCTTTCGACACATGAACGAAAATGCCTGTCCTGTATCCGCAATGGGAATTGTGAGCTGCAGAAGCTGTGTAAAGACTTCAATGTCGATGATGAAGATTATTATAATGGGGAAAATTATGAATATGATTTCGATGATAGTGCTGTGCATATGTATCGAAATAATAACAAATGTATTTTATGCAAGCGCTGTGTCGCAGCTTGTTCCAAGGTGCAGGCAATCGGTGTGATCGGCTCGAATGAGCGTGGGTTTAAAACCCATATCGGCTGTGCCTTTGAAAAGAATTTGGGCGAGGTCTCTTGTATTTCCTGTGGGCAATGTATCGTCGTTTGTCCAACAGGTGCAATTGCAGAAAAGGATCAGACCAAAGAAGTGTGGGAAGCACTGGAAGATCCATCTAAATATGTAGTCGTTCAAACCGCACCATCGATTCGTGTGACACTAGGCGAATCCTTCAATATGCCAATTGGTACCAATGTCGAGGGCAAGATGGTCGCTGCACTGCGACGTATAGGGTTTGATAAGGTCTTTGATACGAATGTGGCGGCAGATTTCACAATCATGGAGGAAGCGAATGAGTTCTTGGATCGGGTAGCAAATGATGGACCGTTCCCTTTATTTACTTCTTGCTCTCCGGGGTGGGTCAAGTACTGCGAATCCTACCATCCAGAATTGATTCCGAACCTGTCTAGCTGTAAATCGCCGCAACAAATGTTTGGGGCACTGGTAAAAACGTGGTACGCAGAAAAAATGGGTATCGACCCAAAGGATATTTTTGTTGTTGGAATCATGCCTTGTACAGCGAAGAAATTTGAAGTGACACGGGAGGATGAAGCGGCAGCAGGGTATTCTGATGTGGATGTTGCACTGACTACTCGTGAGTTAGCACGAATGATCGACAAAGCAGGTATTCGCTTCCCAGAATTAGAAGATGAAGCCTTTGACAATCCGTTAGGTGAGGCAACCGGTGCCGGCTATATATTTGGTGCAACTGGTGGTGTGATGGAAGCAGCATTGCGAACAGCTGTAGAAACTCTTTCAGGAGAAGAACTACAGGCGCTTGATTTTGATGATGTTCGTGGGATGGCTGGAATCAAAGAGGCGACATATGAAGTGAATGGCGTAGAGGTGAAAGTTGCGGTGGCTTCGGGAATCGGCAATGCAAAACGATTGATTAAGAAAATCCAAGCTGGGGAAGCTTTTTATCACTTTGTGGAAATCATGGGTTGTCCTGGTGGCTGTATCAACGGTGGCGGTCAACCTGTTCAACCCGCCTCTGTACGAAACTTTATTGATTTGAAAGCGAAACGGGCGGCAGCACTCTACGAAGAGGATGCTGCGAGGAAGCTGCGGAAATCGAATGACAGTCCAATTGTTCAGCATCTTTATAAGGAATTTTTAGAGCATCCGGGCAGTGAAAAAGCGCACCACTTACTTCATACTTCATATAGAGATCGGTCGGTCGTTCAGCATTCGTAG
- a CDS encoding flavodoxin has translation MTVAKIVYASATGNTEGISEILEAAFEELDIDVERIEADDADEDTYEDADICVLATYTDGDGERPFDLEDFYEELPEQDLSGKVYGVVGSGDSELYPDYFCHAAIDFDEAFGKTGAVKGADLVKIENAADDDDEELLKAFVKALVAATEA, from the coding sequence ATGACAGTAGCAAAAATTGTGTATGCAAGTGCAACGGGGAACACAGAAGGAATTTCAGAAATTTTAGAGGCAGCTTTTGAAGAGCTGGATATAGACGTGGAACGCATTGAAGCAGACGATGCTGACGAAGATACTTACGAAGATGCGGATATCTGTGTTTTAGCAACTTATACAGATGGTGATGGAGAACGACCATTTGATTTGGAAGATTTTTATGAAGAATTGCCTGAACAGGATTTATCAGGAAAAGTCTACGGAGTTGTCGGTAGTGGCGATAGTGAACTTTATCCAGATTATTTCTGTCACGCTGCCATTGATTTTGATGAAGCGTTCGGAAAGACGGGTGCTGTTAAAGGCGCTGACTTAGTGAAAATCGAAAATGCCGCTGATGATGATGACGAAGAGCTATTGAAGGCGTTTGTTAAAGCCTTGGTAGCAGCAACAGAAGCGTAA
- a CDS encoding sulfide/dihydroorotate dehydrogenase-like FAD/NAD-binding protein has protein sequence MFKIIERKELAPTEFDILVDAPRIAQKAQPGQFVILRIDEKGERIPLTIVDADAEKGWIRLIFQVIGKSTAQLATVMAGDELTDLVGPLGKPTEIENFGTVLLVGGGVGIAALFPIVKGLKQAGNRVITVLGAKTSELLILRDECAVYSDELILMTDDGSVGKKGLVTQAMEEVFQREKINCAWAIGPSIMMKFATMTAQKHEVPIYVSLNPIMIDGTGMCGGCRVTIADSIKFACVDGPEFLGEEVDWDEFINRMQQYRPEEHQSNELYEEQVKQHG, from the coding sequence TTGTTTAAAATAATAGAACGCAAAGAATTAGCACCTACAGAATTTGACATTCTTGTTGATGCGCCTCGAATTGCACAAAAAGCACAGCCGGGACAATTTGTTATTCTGCGTATTGATGAAAAAGGCGAACGTATTCCGCTAACGATCGTAGATGCAGATGCTGAAAAAGGCTGGATCAGGCTGATTTTCCAAGTAATCGGGAAATCAACGGCTCAGCTGGCGACAGTTATGGCTGGTGATGAACTGACAGATTTAGTTGGTCCATTAGGAAAGCCAACTGAAATCGAGAATTTCGGTACAGTCCTTTTAGTCGGCGGTGGTGTGGGAATTGCAGCATTGTTCCCGATCGTCAAAGGCTTGAAGCAAGCTGGAAATCGTGTAATCACGGTTTTAGGAGCAAAAACTTCAGAATTACTCATATTACGTGATGAATGTGCCGTGTATTCCGACGAATTGATTCTAATGACTGATGATGGATCGGTTGGCAAAAAAGGACTGGTAACTCAGGCAATGGAGGAAGTCTTTCAGCGAGAGAAAATCAACTGTGCTTGGGCGATTGGTCCGAGTATCATGATGAAATTTGCGACCATGACTGCTCAGAAACATGAGGTGCCTATCTATGTTTCGTTGAATCCAATCATGATTGATGGGACAGGGATGTGCGGAGGCTGCCGCGTGACAATTGCGGATTCGATCAAATTTGCTTGTGTCGATGGTCCTGAGTTTTTAGGTGAAGAAGTCGATTGGGATGAGTTCATTAATCGGATGCAGCAATATCGACCGGAAGAACACCAGTCAAATGAATTATATGAAGAGCAGGTGAAACAGCATGGCTAA